The following is a genomic window from Sphingobacterium spiritivorum.
CTAATTAAATTAATGGGACAAAGATAAGGAAAATAAAATATCCTCCATTTTGATTCTCATCACTTTTTTATCAGGGGAGCGAGCAGGTATTCCAGACCATTGAGTTTGATCTCATACAATGTGGCAAGCTGATTGCCCAGTTTTCCTTTAGGAAAACCTTTCTGTCGGTACCAGACGATATAAGATTCGGGAAGCCGGCACAGGAGCATACCTTTATATTTACCATATGGCATGGGTGTATTGGCCAGTTCAGTTAAAATTTCGGGATTGAACATTAATCTTGAGTTTTTCCGTTTTTTATACGGTATAGTAGAAGACGGGCAGCGATAACTGCATGATGAAATATATTGGGTATAGTGCCGTAATGTTTTTTGAAAATGGCATAACGTTCTTTCAGACTTTGTTTATGCCTTTTTTGCGACGTACCACCCACAAGATATTTAGCAACA
Proteins encoded in this region:
- a CDS encoding DUF3820 family protein, which encodes MFNPEILTELANTPMPYGKYKGMLLCRLPESYIVWYRQKGFPKGKLGNQLATLYEIKLNGLEYLLAPLIKK